In the genome of Flaviflexus ciconiae, one region contains:
- a CDS encoding cysteine desulfurase family protein — MVYLDYAATAPLSEVAKTAWLEASAVIGNASAIHGAGRGARSVLEDAREQIADLLGVDAAEVIFTAGGTEADNLAVAGPATRGKVLTSAIEHPAIREAAEIAVKAGSSHEEIPVLPSGQVDLGALAEMLDGSVSLVSVMAANNETGIVQPLAEIKELVEKHAPGTRLHTDAVQAVGSIDIPAGYAVSLSGHKLGAPVGIGALIAARDYPLIPLEGGGGQERKVRSGTHNVAGAAALAAALKQAIQTRAERAAILTEFGARITAVAEESGGNRSGGDVPRLPHIVHVVFPGTDPEALLLGLDMAGIACSTGSACSAGVYRPSAVLAAMGCDDDAYTALRFSMGEGTTSNDIDRLVAALPGAIEMARKAVRA, encoded by the coding sequence GTGGTCTACCTGGACTACGCCGCAACCGCGCCACTTTCCGAGGTCGCGAAGACGGCCTGGCTGGAGGCATCCGCCGTGATCGGCAACGCGTCGGCGATCCACGGGGCGGGTCGCGGTGCCCGCTCGGTCCTCGAGGACGCACGCGAACAGATTGCCGACCTACTTGGCGTGGATGCGGCCGAAGTCATCTTTACCGCGGGCGGGACGGAGGCCGACAACCTGGCGGTCGCTGGCCCCGCCACCCGCGGCAAGGTCCTCACGTCGGCGATCGAGCATCCCGCGATCCGGGAAGCCGCAGAGATCGCCGTCAAGGCGGGTTCCTCTCACGAGGAGATCCCGGTCCTGCCAAGCGGACAGGTTGACCTGGGCGCGCTCGCGGAAATGCTTGATGGCTCTGTCTCCCTGGTGTCGGTCATGGCCGCCAACAACGAGACGGGGATCGTCCAGCCGCTTGCCGAGATCAAGGAACTTGTTGAGAAACATGCTCCCGGTACTCGCCTGCACACGGATGCTGTTCAGGCCGTGGGGTCGATCGATATTCCTGCCGGCTATGCCGTGTCCCTGTCGGGCCACAAGCTGGGGGCGCCCGTCGGCATCGGTGCCTTGATTGCGGCCCGTGACTATCCCCTCATCCCACTCGAAGGCGGGGGTGGCCAGGAACGCAAGGTCCGGTCCGGCACCCACAACGTTGCCGGGGCCGCCGCACTGGCCGCGGCCCTGAAGCAGGCGATCCAGACGCGTGCGGAGAGGGCAGCAATCCTTACCGAGTTCGGGGCTAGAATCACCGCGGTTGCTGAGGAATCCGGCGGTAATAGGAGCGGCGGGGACGTGCCCCGACTGCCCCATATTGTGCACGTGGTTTTCCCTGGAACCGATCCGGAGGCTCTTCTTTTGGGATTGGATATGGCAGGCATTGCCTGCTCGACTGGTTCCGCCTGTTCCGCGGGCGTCTACCGTCCCTCCGCTGTTCTCGCTGCCATGGGATGTGACGATGATGCCTATACTGCTCTTCGGTTCTCCATGGGAGAGGGAACAACGAGCAACGATATTGATCGACTTGTGGCTGCGCTGCCGGGGGCGATCGAGATGGCACGGAAGGCGGTTCGCGCGTGA
- a CDS encoding electron transfer flavoprotein subunit alpha/FixB family protein, with amino-acid sequence MKLDTVLVLSRHDGENLSESSREMLTAAREVADRVVSATFGAPPVAELARYGADEILVVDPDTVTSSGADLNHPAVWAALAIAGAEKVSPRAIFMASSYLGKEIAAQAAVQLDSGVVTDADSVSVAGGQLTISKAVFSGTWATDGEIIRGIPVIALRPTAVEASATDKADAAVTDLEITVPERAKRTRLISRTKRENTGPNLAESQVVVVGGRGTDGDFGPVNELAELLGGAVGATRVACDEGWIDRSAQIGQTGETIAPKLYIGLGVSGAVHHTSGMLASERIVAICDDSEAPIFEIADFGIVGDINDVVPQAIEAIREAGL; translated from the coding sequence GTGAAACTCGATACCGTCCTTGTTCTGTCCCGCCACGACGGAGAGAACCTTTCCGAATCGTCCCGCGAGATGCTGACCGCAGCCCGCGAGGTCGCAGACCGAGTGGTCTCCGCAACCTTTGGTGCCCCGCCCGTTGCCGAGCTTGCTCGCTACGGCGCCGACGAGATCCTCGTCGTTGACCCGGATACCGTGACGTCCTCGGGAGCCGACCTCAACCACCCGGCAGTGTGGGCGGCCCTCGCTATCGCGGGCGCCGAGAAGGTGTCGCCCCGCGCGATCTTCATGGCTTCCTCCTACCTGGGTAAGGAGATCGCGGCACAGGCTGCCGTCCAGCTCGACTCCGGTGTTGTCACCGACGCCGATTCGGTGAGCGTCGCCGGTGGTCAGCTCACGATCTCCAAGGCCGTGTTCTCGGGAACGTGGGCAACCGATGGCGAGATCATCCGCGGTATCCCCGTCATAGCCCTGCGGCCCACGGCCGTCGAGGCCTCCGCGACCGATAAGGCCGATGCGGCAGTGACCGATCTGGAGATCACAGTTCCCGAGCGCGCCAAGCGCACCCGCCTTATCTCCCGCACCAAGCGCGAAAACACGGGCCCGAACCTCGCCGAATCCCAGGTTGTCGTCGTCGGCGGCCGCGGCACCGACGGAGACTTCGGCCCGGTGAACGAACTCGCCGAGCTCCTGGGTGGCGCAGTGGGCGCCACCCGCGTGGCCTGCGATGAGGGGTGGATCGACCGCTCCGCCCAGATCGGGCAGACCGGCGAAACCATTGCCCCGAAGCTCTACATTGGCCTCGGCGTGTCCGGCGCCGTCCACCACACCTCCGGCATGCTTGCTTCCGAGCGCATCGTCGCCATCTGCGACGACTCCGAAGCCCCGATCTTCGAGATTGCCGACTTCGGCATTGTGGGCGACATCAACGATGTTGTGCCGCAGGCGATCGAGGCGATCCGGGAGGCTGGTCTCTAG
- a CDS encoding electron transfer flavoprotein subunit beta/FixA family protein → MAEISWENERPGGNLEGMRIVVCVKHVPDVQAERALGESGFLVRGDDDVLNELDENAVQEAVNLSGGDGEVIAVSMGPEDAVDGLRRALALGADRAIHICDDRAAGSDVLATARVLAATINRLSEDGSIDLVVTGMAALDGMTATIPSALAAHLDLPALTFAKTAELDGTALRITRTMKVNDEVLEADLPAILSVTDQANEVMYPNFKAIMAAKKKPIDEIDLDDLGLAEELAGVAGSGTKVKAATQRPPREAGEVFNDAGDGGKKLADYILGVMK, encoded by the coding sequence ATGGCGGAGATCTCTTGGGAGAACGAGAGGCCGGGTGGCAATCTAGAGGGTATGAGGATTGTTGTCTGTGTAAAACACGTGCCCGACGTCCAAGCCGAGCGAGCCCTGGGAGAATCGGGCTTCCTTGTTCGCGGTGACGATGATGTGCTGAACGAACTCGATGAGAACGCCGTCCAAGAAGCGGTCAATCTCTCGGGTGGTGACGGCGAAGTTATCGCCGTCTCGATGGGACCGGAGGACGCCGTTGACGGCCTCCGTCGCGCACTTGCACTCGGGGCCGACCGGGCCATCCACATCTGCGATGATCGGGCCGCTGGCTCCGATGTTCTCGCCACCGCGCGCGTCCTTGCTGCGACCATCAACAGGCTTTCCGAGGATGGTTCCATCGACCTCGTCGTCACGGGCATGGCGGCCCTCGATGGCATGACGGCGACGATTCCGTCGGCCCTCGCCGCCCACCTTGACCTGCCCGCCCTCACCTTCGCCAAGACGGCCGAACTGGATGGCACGGCCCTGCGGATCACCCGCACCATGAAAGTGAACGACGAAGTCCTCGAGGCGGACTTGCCCGCGATCCTGTCCGTCACGGACCAGGCGAACGAAGTCATGTACCCGAACTTTAAAGCGATCATGGCGGCGAAGAAGAAGCCGATCGACGAGATCGACCTCGATGATCTTGGCCTTGCGGAGGAACTGGCGGGAGTGGCCGGCTCCGGAACGAAGGTGAAGGCTGCGACGCAGCGGCCCCCGCGCGAGGCTGGCGAGGTCTTTAACGATGCTGGCGATGGTGGCAAGAAGCTTGCCGATTACATTCTTGGAGTGATGAAGTGA
- the glgX gene encoding glycogen debranching protein GlgX has product MTQILTHRIEPKRYTARAPEPTAQSRTHASQLGVFVHPDGIDVAVTAALASQVEFCAIDFEPDGSLRERRYALNGPQLGVWTGFIPGIRPGQRYGFRVHGRWDPAAGMRHNPAKLLLDPYGRGVAGEYDLGPACYSHEVDDELQPVPGPRKINELDSAPYVPHSVVVDDTYNGEVGPLHTPWDRTVIYEAHVRGLTMNMPGVPMHLRGTYAGLAHPATIAHLQRLGITAIELLPIHAKLPEPFLVDKGLDNYWGYNTVGFFAPEPSYATKSAQAQGPSAVLREVKGMVSLLHEAGIEVILDVVYNHTCEAGIDGPTLSWRGFGESTYYMQAPGNPGDFEDVTGCGNTLDFRLRRVIQMSLDSLRYWAQEVGVDGFRFDLAVALGRQGREFNSHHPFFVAMTTDPVLRTRKLITEPWDLGHNGWRTGQFPSPMADWNDRFRNAIRSFWLTDQRTMLNGHRPADSREMVTRLSGSADLFSRGRVPGGRGTFASINFVTAHDGFTLHDLVTYDHKHNEANREDNRDGTNDNRSWNHGTEGPDTLLSKERQKSMRNLMSTLLFSAGTPMLTAGDEIGRTQFGNNNPYCQDNSLSWIDWRLTPWQEDFQATVSYLLRLRREHRVFRPTGFFTGTPRNGDPLPDVTWIDRDGEEMPAWKWFEPSSRTFQMLRSGLGQDVDALILINGLNKDTEFTFPVGRGRPFDLAWDSTMPRPNGFRERKLPGSSIVLEAQSIRLYLSNPA; this is encoded by the coding sequence GTGACACAGATTCTGACCCATCGAATCGAACCGAAGCGCTACACCGCTAGGGCCCCGGAACCGACTGCACAATCGCGCACCCATGCCAGTCAGCTCGGGGTATTTGTACATCCCGACGGCATCGATGTCGCCGTCACGGCGGCACTGGCCTCCCAGGTGGAGTTTTGCGCGATTGACTTTGAACCAGACGGTTCTCTCCGAGAACGCAGATATGCGCTAAACGGCCCTCAGCTTGGCGTGTGGACCGGCTTTATCCCGGGAATCCGACCCGGGCAGCGCTATGGTTTCCGCGTTCACGGCAGGTGGGATCCCGCCGCCGGTATGAGGCACAATCCGGCGAAGCTACTTCTTGATCCGTACGGTCGCGGTGTCGCGGGCGAATACGATTTGGGCCCGGCCTGCTATTCGCACGAGGTCGACGATGAGCTGCAACCGGTCCCCGGACCCCGGAAGATCAACGAGCTGGACTCCGCTCCCTACGTTCCCCATTCCGTTGTTGTTGACGACACCTACAACGGCGAGGTGGGCCCGCTCCACACGCCGTGGGACCGCACCGTTATTTACGAGGCGCACGTGCGGGGGTTGACGATGAATATGCCAGGGGTGCCGATGCATCTGCGGGGCACCTATGCAGGGCTGGCCCACCCGGCCACCATCGCCCACCTGCAGCGCCTCGGCATCACCGCCATCGAGCTTCTCCCGATCCACGCGAAGCTTCCCGAGCCGTTCCTTGTCGATAAGGGCCTCGATAACTATTGGGGCTACAACACGGTCGGATTCTTTGCGCCCGAGCCTTCCTACGCGACGAAGTCTGCGCAGGCCCAGGGGCCTTCGGCGGTTCTCCGCGAGGTCAAGGGCATGGTGTCCCTTCTGCACGAGGCCGGGATCGAGGTCATTCTCGACGTCGTGTACAACCACACGTGCGAGGCCGGGATCGACGGACCGACCCTCTCCTGGCGAGGTTTTGGAGAATCGACGTACTACATGCAGGCGCCGGGCAACCCCGGCGACTTCGAGGACGTCACCGGATGCGGTAACACGCTTGACTTCCGCCTGCGTCGCGTCATCCAGATGTCGCTGGATTCGCTACGTTACTGGGCCCAGGAGGTCGGTGTTGACGGCTTTCGTTTCGACCTTGCCGTGGCGCTGGGACGCCAGGGCAGGGAGTTCAACTCCCACCATCCCTTCTTTGTCGCGATGACGACCGATCCGGTCCTGCGTACCCGCAAGCTCATCACCGAGCCCTGGGATCTTGGACACAACGGGTGGCGGACCGGGCAGTTCCCCTCCCCCATGGCCGACTGGAACGACCGGTTCCGCAACGCAATCAGGTCATTCTGGCTGACCGACCAGCGCACCATGCTGAACGGTCACCGTCCCGCCGACTCCCGCGAGATGGTCACGAGGCTCTCGGGCTCCGCCGACCTGTTCTCGCGCGGCCGCGTCCCCGGGGGACGCGGTACCTTCGCCTCCATCAACTTCGTTACCGCCCACGACGGCTTCACTTTGCACGACCTCGTCACGTACGACCACAAGCACAACGAGGCAAACCGAGAAGACAACCGGGACGGCACGAACGACAACCGGTCGTGGAACCACGGCACCGAAGGCCCCGACACGCTCCTCAGCAAGGAGCGGCAGAAGTCGATGAGGAACCTCATGTCCACCCTTCTGTTCTCGGCCGGCACTCCGATGCTGACGGCGGGCGACGAGATTGGCCGCACCCAGTTCGGAAATAACAATCCGTACTGTCAGGACAACAGCCTGTCGTGGATCGACTGGCGCCTCACGCCCTGGCAGGAAGACTTCCAGGCAACCGTGTCCTACCTGCTGCGGCTGCGCCGCGAACATCGCGTATTCCGACCCACCGGGTTCTTCACCGGAACTCCGCGCAACGGAGACCCGCTACCCGACGTCACCTGGATCGACCGGGACGGTGAGGAGATGCCGGCGTGGAAGTGGTTCGAGCCATCCTCGCGCACCTTCCAGATGCTACGGTCCGGACTGGGCCAAGACGTCGATGCCCTTATCCTCATCAACGGACTGAACAAGGACACCGAGTTCACGTTCCCCGTGGGACGCGGCAGGCCCTTCGATCTTGCCTGGGACTCGACCATGCCCCGGCCAAACGGTTTCCGCGAGCGCAAGCTACCCGGCTCGAGCATCGTTCTCGAAGCGCAGTCGATTCGTCTTTACCTATCGAACCCTGCCTAA